In Pseudomonas sp. HR96, the DNA window ATCTTCGGCCTGGCGGAATGTCCGCCGCCTTGAGACCGGCCTGTCGGCCTCTCGGGGTCTGCGACCCCTCCCACATGAGACCACGCCCGACGTGGGAGGGGGCAACGCCCCCGAGAGGCCACAAGGCCGGTTTGATCTTCGGGCGCCTGGCGGAACGTCCGCCGCCTTGAGACCGGCCTGTCGGCCTCTCGGGGTCTGCGACCCCTCCCACATGAGACCACGCCCGACGTGGGAGGGGGCAACGCCCCCATCTCACGGCCGATACGCAACACCAGGCCATTCGATGCCCCGCTGCGACAATTGGTAGCAGACTAAGTATTTCCCCTCTGGCACCGCTATATGTTTTTCTATATAGCGTAAATTCCAGAGCCTCCCAATGCCTGTGCCAGACCCATCGCGCCACTTCACGGCCTGGCTGACCGCCGCCCTGGCCCTGCTCCTGTTCGCCGCCGTCGCATCCCTGACCCTGGGCCGCTACCCCATCGGCCTCGGCGAGCTGTGGCGTTTCCTCGGCCATGACCTCAGCCCGCAACGCCAGCAATTGCTGCACAGCGTCATCCTTGACACACGCCTGCCACGGGTGATCGGCGCGGTGCTGGTGGGCGCCGGGCTGTCGGCGTCCGGCGCCGCCTACCAGGCTGTGTTCCGCAACCCGCTGGTCTCGCCGGGCCTGCTCGGCGTGCTCAGCGGCTGCGCGCTGGGCGCCTCGCTGGCGATCGTGCTGGGCCTGCAGGGGCTATGGATCTCGCTGCTGGCCTGCGTCACCGGGCTGCTGGCAGTGGGCGTCGGGGTCGCGGTGGCGGCGATGTTCACCACGCCCTCGATCCTCATGCTGGTGCTCGGCGGCATCGTCAGCAACGCGCTGTTCACCGCCCTGCTGTCCATTGTGCAATACCTGGCGGACCCGCAGGACCAACTGCCGACCATCGTCTACTGGATGCTGGGCAGCCTCAGCGCGGTCGACCCCCATGCCCTGGGCTGGACCGCTCCGGTGCTGATCGTGGCGATCATCGCCCTGTGCCTGCTGGGCCGGGTGATCGATGCACTGTCGCTGAGTGATGACGAAGCCCGCAGTCTGGGCGTGCCGGTGTCGGTGATCCGCTATGGGGTGATTGCCCTGGCTACGCTGATCAGCGCCCTGACCGTCAGCATCGCCGGCATGGTGGGCTGGGTCGGCCTGCTGGTGCCGCACCTGGCGCGCTTTCTGGTGGGCCCCAGCAGCGCCCGCCTGCTGCCGATCAGCGCCTGCCTGGGCGGCTGCTTCCTGCTGGCGGCCGACGGCCTGGCGCGCAGTTTCAGCGCCGGCGAAATCCCCTTGGGCATCATCACCGAACTGCTCGGTGCCCTGGCCTTCGTGCTGGTGTTGAACCGCGTGCGCCGGGGCTGGCTATGAGCGCTCTGCTGACCGCCGAGCACCTTAGCTACCGCATCGAAGGGCGCTCGGTGCTGGCGGGCATCGACCTGCAGGTCCACTGCGGCGACTGCATCACCCTGCTCGGCGCCAATGGCGCCGGCAAGAGCACCCTGCTGCGCCTGCTGCTTGGCCTGCTCAAGCCCCATGGCGGCCAGGTGCGGCTCAACGGCCAGGCGCTGGCGACGGTCAAGCGGCGCGGCATCGCCCGGCAGGTCGCCTATGTGCCCCAGAGCCATGTGCCGAGTTTTCCCTACCGAGTCCGCGAGGTGGTCAGCCAAGGGCGCTTGCCCAGCACCGGCCTGGGCCGCGCACCGAATGCCCGGGATCACGTCGTCGTCGATCAGGCGCTGGCCGAATTGGGCATCGAGCACCTGGCGCAGCGCTTGTACACCGAATTGTCCGGCGGTGAGCGGCAGTTGGCGCTGATCGCCCGCGCCCTGGTGCAGCAGGCGCGGCTGATCATTCTCGACGAACCGGTGGCGGGCCTGGACTACGGCCACCAGCAGCGTCTGCTCGAACACCTGCAGCGCCTGGCGCGCGCCGGGTTGAGCATCCTCAGCAGCAGCCACCACCCCGAGCACGCCCTGGCCTGGGCCAACCGCGCCTGGGTGCTGGAGCACGGCCGGCTGATCGCCGACGGCACCCCCCACGCGGTGATCGACGCCCAGTTGATCGCCCGGCTGTACCAGCGCCAGGTGCGTCAGGTCGACGTGCCGCCCCATCGTTTTTTCGTCCCCTTGTGAGCCTGACCACCATGCCCTCCACCGCTTTGCGTTTTGCCTTGTCACCGCTGTGCCTCGCCGTGTCACTAGGCGTCGCCCACGCCGCCGACAGCGACTCGATCCAGCTGGCGCCCGTCGACGTCACCGCCAGCGCAACCCCTGACGACGACACCCAGCTGGCGAAAAACAAGGCCGCGAGCCTCGGCCCGCTGGGCGAGCGCAAGGTGCAGGACACGCCCTACTCGATCAACGTGGTCAATGCCCAGCTGATCGACAACCAGCAGTACAAAAGCTTCAAGGACATCCTGCGCCTGATGCCGTCGGTACAAGGCGACGGCGCCCGGCCGCAGAGCCGTGGCATGCAGGGCAGCGTGGTGCAGAATTCACGGCTGGACGGCCTCAACGTGGTCTCGACCACCGACTACCCTGCCGAGCAGTTCTCTGCCATCGAAGTACTCAATGGCCTGGCCGGTGCGCTGTACGGCCCTGCGAACCCGGCCGGCACCTTCAATTTCATCTCCAAGCGGCCCACCGACGAGACCCGCAACCGGGTGACGGTGGGCGTCGGCACCGGCCTGACCTGGCTCAAGGAAGCCGACCTGTCCGGCCCCTTCGACCCGGACGGGCGCATCAAGTACCGCCTCGACCTGCTCGACGAACAGGGCCAGGGCTACAACCCGGGCAGCCAGCTGCGTCGCCAGCTGGTCAGCCTGGCGCTGGACTTCCAGCTCAGCGACCAGGACCTGCTGCAGACCAACTTCAGCTACTACAACTTCCTCGACAAGGGCCTGCCCGGCAAATTCGCCCTGGCCAGCAACGCCAGTTTCCCCCACGCGCTGGACCCCACCCGCAGCAACCTGGGGCAGAACTACGCTGGCGACAACAACACCACCGAGACCGCCAGCGCGCACTGGAAACATGATTTCAACGGCAACTGGAAGCTGGACGTCGGCGGCCTGCGGCAGATTGCCGACCGCCAAAGCACCGGCGTCACCAATACCCTGAGCACCACCCCCGGCCAGTACACCAGCTCGGTGTCGTCGGCCACCGCCAGCCGTTTCACCATCAACAGCTACCTGGTCAGCCTCAACGGCAGCGAATGGACCGGCCCGGTGCGCCACGACCTGACCCTGGGCCTGAGCGGCTTCAACTGGCAGAACTACAACCCGGTCGCTGGCGCCACCACCACCCTGGGCACTGCCAACCTCAGCGATCCGCAGGACTTCGCCGAACCGAACTATCCGGACTTCACCGACCGCTACCAGTCGGCGGTGGCTACCCAGCGCGCGCTGATCTTCGGCGACACCCTGACCTTCACCCCGCAGTGGAGCCTGATGCTCACCGGCAGCCAGAGCCGGCTGACCAGTCGCAACTACGCCAAGACCCTGAACGTCACCTCCAGCTCCGAGGACAGTGGCCTGAGCAGCGCCACCAGCCTGCTGTACAAGCCGGTGGAGGACCTGACCCTCTACGTCACCTACGCCGACAGCCTGCAACAGGGCGACACAGCGCCGACCGGTACCAGCAACGCCAACGACATCCTGGCCCCCTACCGCAGCAAGGAGTGGGAGACCGGGGCGAAGTGGGCACTGGACCGTGTCAACCTGTCGCTGGCCGCGTTCCAGATCAAACGCCCCTATGCCTATACCCAGGGCACCGTCTACGCCAACGGCGGCGAGCAACGCAACCGTGGCGTCGAGTTCATGGCCGACGGCAAGGCCAGCGACACCGTGCAGCTGTTCGGCGGCCTGACCTGGCTGGACCCCAAACTGCTCCACACCGGCACCCCGAGCACCGAGGACACGCGCATCGTCGGCCTGGCCAAATACACCGCCAACCTGCTCACCGTGGTGCAGATACCCCAGGTGCAGGGCCTGTCGCTCAACCTCAACAGCCGCTATGTGGGCCGCCGCCCCACCGACAACACCGACAGCAGCTGGGTCTCGGGCTACAGCACCTTCGACGCCGGCGCCGCCTTGACCACCACCTTGTGGCACCGCAACACCACCTACCGGCTGGAGGTCGAGAACCTGACCGATCGGCGCTACTGGACCAACGTCGTGCCCGGCGGCCTCAACGGCTACTCCGGGGCCGGCAATGCCAGTGCCTCGCTGGGCACCCCGCGCGAAGTCCAGGCCTCGATCCAGGTGGACCTGTGAGCGCCCGCGCCTGGCTGAGCGCTGCCGCGCTGGCCTTGTGCAGCGCCGGTGCCCTGGCCGACGCCGGCCACCTTGTGCGCGATGACGCCGGCCAGCAGGTCAGCGTGCCGGCCAGCCCCCAGCACATCGCCGACGCCTGGTACGCGCACCATGCGTTGCTGATGACCCTGGGCGCCGGCGACCGTATCGCCGCCACCGTCAACCACGAGGCTGGCCAGCCCTGGATGTTCCTCGTGCAGCCGTCGCTGCGCCAGGCACTCAGTGTGCCGGGCAACGCCTTCGGCGCCGAAAGCCTGCTGGCGGCAAAGGTCGACCTGGCCTTCGTCAGCACCGGCGACCGCAACGCCCAGGCCTACCAGCAGGCGGGCATCGCCGTGGTGCATGTCGGCTTCAAGGACATCCCCGGGCTGCAGCACACCCTGCTGCTGACCGCCCAGGCTCTGGGCAGCGACAGCGCCCGGCAGCGCGCCCAGGCCTACAACGCCTACCTCGACAAAGCACTGGCCGAGGTTTCCACGCGCACAGCCAGCCTCACCGCGCAGCAACGCCCGCGCGTGCTGCACATCGCCTCGCTCAATCCTCTGAAGGTCGACGGCGATGGCACCCTGATCGATGACTGGATCAAACTGGTCGGCGGGCGCAACGCCGCCGACGGCCTGCACGGCAACCTGCAGACGGTGTCCGCCGAACAACTGCTGGGCTGGCAACCCGATGTGCTGATCCTCGCCGCCAACGCTGGCAACCTCGCCGATTCGCCCGCCAGCGCGCTGCTCGGGGAACTGGACGCGGTGCAGCACGGCCGGGTACTGCGCAACCCCGCCGGGGTGTTCCCCTGGGACCGCTACGGCACCGAAATCGCCCTGCAACTGCCGTGGGCCGCACAGCAATTGCACCCGGAGTTGTTCAAGGACGTCGACCTGAATGCCCTGACCATCGATTTCTACCGACGCTTTTTCGACTACCCGCTGTCGACGGCGCAGGCGGCGCGTATTATCGGAGGTTTGCTTCCCCAGTAGCATCAAGTGACAACTGGGCCTTGCTCACGCCAAGGGTTGCTATAAAATCTATAGCAATATTGACTGTCGATCTGCGCTGCGGAGGATCCCATGGCCCATGTTGAAAAGCTGGACACGGTCTTGTTTCGGCTTCGCCCCCAAGACACCCCTACAGGCATCAGTACCGAAACCTTCGGTTTGCTGATGGCCCAAACCGGAATGAACAAGACCGAGGTGATCCACTATGCCTTGCGCCAGCTAGCAGACCGTTATCTGCCGAAGTATGAGCTCGACGACGGCCCTCTGACCCCGGAACAGATGGACGCAATAAAAGCTGCAAGTCCAGCCCTGCCAGACAGCCGACTGACGCGATCGCTGTTTTGATCTCGCCACGCCCATTCACTCCCCTGCCTGCACCGGGCGACATCGTCTGGTGCAAGTTTCCCGAGAGGCTTGGCACCCCTGGCCCGAAGAGTCGGCCGGGGCTGGTCATCGGCGTGTTCGATGAGGAGCGCAAGGTTCGGGTATGTTATGGGACCAGCCAGAAAACCGACCGGATCTACCCCGGCGAGTTTGTGCTCGATCCCGATGATGATGGATTCCCCTTGAGCGGACTGGGCGCACGCACTAAATTCGATCTGAACCACACCTTCGATCTGGCGTTCGATACGGACTGGTTTGCGATGCATTCAAGCCTGGTTCCCGCGATACCGTTGCCGAAGATGGGTTCATTGCATTCCAGCTACATGCAAGCCATCAAAAAAGCGCAAAGCCGTTAATCCCTGAGCCGATTCAAGCATGAATGAACAACTGCACATAGAAGACCTGCACCCTGGCACCGGGAAGGCCGTGGTCAAGGGCGCGCTGATCACCACGCACTACACCGGCTGGCTGGAAGACGGCCAGGAGTTCGATTCGTCGCACTCGCGCGGCAAGCCGTTCCAGTGCGTGATCGGCACCGGGCGCGTGATCAAGGGGTGGGACATCGGCCTGATGGGCATGCAGGTCGGCGGCAAGCGGCGTCTGTGGGTGCCGGCGCACCTCGCCTATGGCGAGCGGCAGATGGGCAAGCTGATCACGCCGCACTCGAACCTGCGCTTCGAGATCGAGCTGCTGGAAGTGCTGACCCGGGAGGATTGATCACCCCGGAGGAGGTCAGCGCCGCCGCCCCAGTTTTCAGCTTGCCAGCTGCTTGAGCAGCAAGGCATCGCCCACCGCCTCGCCCCCTGCAGTATTGTCGAAGATCACCCATACCGGCCGATCCGTCGGCAAATGCTCCACCAGACGCTGCAGATACGCCTGCCCATACGCCGAATAATAAATCCTTGGCGATCCATGCAGCCGCCAATACTCGAAGCCATTCCAGCCGCCCGGGATGTCACCACCGGCTATCGGCGCGGGGTCGGCCGCTACCCGGGCGATGCGCTGTTCGATCAGCAACGGCTGCGCCTGCAGCCAGCTGGGATGCCGCGGTTCGAGGGCGACCGCGCCGCTGTAGCGCTCGCGCAGCGCCGTGAAAAACTCCTCGGCGGCCTCTGCCTGGTAGTGCAACGACGGCGGCAACTGCACCAGCAGACAACCGAGTTTGTCGCCCAGTGCCGCGCATTGGCCAAGGAACTCGTCGAGCAAGGTGCTGCAATCGTTCAAGCGGGCGACGTGGGTGATCTGCTTGGGCATCTTGACCGAGAAACGGAAACCGGCGGGAACGCTTTGCGCCCAACGGGCGTAGGTGGCGGGACGGTGTGGGCGGTAGAACGAGCTGTTGATTTCCACGGCGCCGAGCACCTGGCTGTAGCGCTGCAGATGCGAACCTTGGACGGGGAACAGATTCTGGCAGCCGCGCGGCAGGCTCCAGCCAGCGCAACCGAGCAATAACGACATGGGCAGCTACCTCGGGCGGGGTTACAGGCTGTGACCCCGCCCGAGTCCAACGGTGCCGCAATCAGCGCGTGAAGTCAGTCTTCCAGTAGTCTTCGATCTTGCCTACCAGCGACTTGGGCAGTGCCACGTAGTCCAGCGAAGCGGCCTGTTGCTGGCCGTTTTCCAGCGACCACTTGAAGAAGTCGAAGGCCGCAGCGCTTTGCTCGGCGTTCTTGGGCTGCTTGTACATGATGATCCAGGTGGTCGCGGTGATCGGCCAGGCGCCATCGCCCGGGGCGTTGGTCATGATCACGTTGAAGTCCTTGGCGCTGTTCCAGTCGGCGGTGTCGGCAGCCGCCTGGAAGGCCTTGGCGCCCGGCTCGACGAACTTGCCGGCGGCGTTCTTGAGCTCGGTGTGGGACATCTTGTTCTGCATCGCATAGGCATATTCGACGTAGCCGATCGAACCCTTGATCTGCTTGACGTAGGCCGAGATGCCTTCGTTGCCCTTGCCACCGACGCCCACCGGCCATGGCACGGTAGTGCCGAAGCCGATCTTGTCCTTCCACTCGCCGCTGGCCTTGGCCAGGTAGTTGGTGAAGTTGAACGAAGTCCCCGAGCCGTCCGAGCGGTGCACCACGGTGATGGCGGTTTCCGGCAGTTTCAGGTCCGGGTTGAGCTTGACGATAGCCGGGTCGTTCCAGGTCTTGATGGTGCCCATGAAGATCTTCGCCAGGGTCTCGCCGTCGAGCTTCAGCTTGCCCGGTTCCACGCCTTCGACGTTGACCACCGGCACGATGCCGCCCACGACGCTGGGGAACTGGCCCAGGCCACCGGCCTTGAGGTCATCGGCCGACAAGGGCGCGTCGGAGGCGCCGAAGTCCACGGTGGCCGCCTTGATCTGGGCGATACCGCCACCCGAACCGATCGACTGATAGTTGATCTTGTGCGGGGCAGTCTTGCTGTAGTCCTGGGACCATTTCGACAGAACCGGGAACACGAAGCTCGAACCGGCACCGGTGACATCGGTAGCGTGGGCCATGCCGCTCAGAGCGAGCGACGCGAGCAGGATCGACAACCGGGTTTTAGTCAGCATTTTCAAGGTCTTGTCTCATCGATTCGAAATTAGTGTGGCATGCCACAGCGGTGACCGGGCCAATCTAACGGGGCAATGATGTCAGTTTGATAACAGTCGATGAATTTTTCTTCAGCCGGGGTGTACGACCTGGCTGTCAAAAAAACCGGCGTCAATTAAGCGATGTCATAAAGACATCACACAATTGCCTTATAAACACCGCATCTCCGTTTCGTCGCCCGGTGTCCCCGTGAAATTGCCCAAGCCCTTGTCTTTCCTGCGGCGCCAACGCCGCCCCGCCCGCCTGTGGCTGCGCCGCCTGGGTATTCCCGCGCGCATGGTGCTGTGCTTTTCCATCGCCGCACTGCTGCTGGGCGGCCTGGGCGGTTTCTGCCTGTGGCAGATGCAGGTCATCCGCCAGCAGGGCAGCGTCATCGAGAGCGGCGCGCTGCCGAGCATCGCCACCGCCGACGCCATCGCCATCGCCCTGGGCAAACTGCGCGGTGAAGGCCTGCGCCTGATCGTCGGCGCCGACGACCCCAGTGGCGTGGTCACCAGCAAGATCAACATCGGCCAGCTCAAGGACGAAGTCGACGCCCACTTCAAGACCTACCTGGCGCGGGTCAGCGACGGCACCGAGCAGGATTCCATCCGCGCCTTGCAGGCCGCCTATGAAACTTTCATGAGCGGCCTGCACGACGAAGTCGGCTTGATCGAACAGCAGCAACTGCCCGCAGCGCGCGCACTGTCGGACAGCACCCTGTCGATGCAGGGCGACCTGATGGACATGCAGGTGCAACTGCTGCGCGAGCTGAACAAGCAGACCGCCAGCGGCGCCGTGGACAGCGCCGGGGCGCGCTATCAGCAGGCCCGCAGCATCGCCCTGGGCGCCATTGCCGCCGCCTTGCTGCTGATCGTACTGCTGGCCTGGCGCCTGAGCGTCAGCATCATTCGCCCGCTGCGCGAGGCCTTGCAGATTGCCGGCACCATCGCCGACGGCGACCTCAGCCAGGCCGTGGTCGCCAGCGGCCGCGACGAAACCACCGACCTGTTGAACATGCTCGGGCGCATGCGCGGCAACCTGCATGGCACGGTCGGCCAGATCAACGCGGCGGCCGACCAGTTGAGCCATTCGGTGCAACAAATGGGCTCGATCGCCGAAGCCAGTGCGCAGAACCTGCAATACCAGAACGACGAGATCGAGCAGGCCGCCCTGGCCGTCACCCAGATGACTCAGGCTGCGGGTGACGTGGCCTTCAATGCCAATGACACCTCGGCGCAGTCGCAGGCCTCCAACGATGCCGCCAGCCTTGGCCAGGGCAAGCTTGGCGAGACCATCGTCTCGATCCGCAAGCTGGCCGACCGGGTGCTGGGCTGCTCGCAGCAGGCCGAAGGCCTGGCCGAGCGCACCCAAAGCATCAGCAAGATCCTCGACGTGATCCGCAGCATCGCCAACCAGACCAACCTGCTGGCGCTCAATGCCGCCATCGAGGCCGCACGCGCCGGTGAGGCCGGCCGCGGCTTCGCCGTGGTGGCCGACGAAGTGCGCTCGCTGGCGCAGCGCACCAGTGCCTCCACCGCCGAGATCGAGACCTTGATCGGTGACGTGCAGACCCGCGCCGAAGGCACTGCCCACGCCTTGCGCAGCACCGCCGAACAGTCCGGCCAGACCCTGGAACAGGCAGCGGGCACCCAGCAGGCGCTGGCGTTGATCATCGACGCCACGGCCAGCATCAACGACCGCAACCTGCTGATCGCCAGCGCCGCCGAGCAGCAGGCGCAGGTGGCCCAGGAGGTCGACCAGAACCTGGGCAGCATCCGCCAGCTGTCGGTGCAGACCGCCGCCACGGCGCAGCAGACCAGCGTGGCGAGCAGCCAACTGGCGCAACTGGCACAGGACCTCAACCTGACCGTGCGCCGGTTCGTGCTCTAGAACTGAATCTCGCAGGTCTGGAGCACGCGGGCGAACGGGCCACCCAGCGTCAGCTTGTGATGGGCGATGATCGCCTGCGCCGTGAGCACCGGCGTGTCCGGGCAGCTGTGGACACCGCCATAGGCACGCTACTGGTCATTGCCTGACCGGGCTGTGCTCACTGGCCCAGTCGATGGCCACCGGCCGGTTTTCCCGCGCCGAGCAATAGATCGCTTCCATCAGCAGGTGGTCCTGCAAGCCCTCCTCGCCCGGCGTGCGTGGCGACTTGCCGTTGAGTATGCAGTCGGCGAAGTGGTCGATCTCAAGGGCGAACTGATTCTTCGCGCCCAGGCGCAGCTCGTCCACAGCTTCGGCCGAGCCGTGCCGGTGCGCGATCCGCAAGCGCTGGCCGCGGTAGGCGAAGGCGTTCTCCAGGTCGAGCTTGCCCAGTTCCAGGTGGATGCGCAGGTCCTTGGACTCATGCGCGCCGTAGCTGGTCGAACAATTGGCTATGGCGCCGCTGGGAAAGCGCAGCATGAAGCTGATGGTTTCCTCGACCTGGGTGTAGCGCGGATCGCCTTGCGGGTTGACCACTTGCGCGTACAACTCTATCGGGTCCTCCCCCAACATGGCCCGCACGCCGTTGAGGCAGTACAGGCCGATGTCCGGCAGCGCACCACCGCCGGCCAGCGCGGCGTTCAGCCGCCACTGGCCGGCCGGCCCCTGGACCTGGGTGTTGCTCGCTTCGATCACCCGCGCCCGACCCAGCTCGCCGGACTGCACCAGGCGCGCCGCCTCCCGATTGAACACTTCATACTGGCAGCGGTAGGCGACCATCAGCTTGACCGCCGCCTGCTCGCAGTCGGCAATCATCTGCCGCGCCTGCTCGGCGTTGTTGGCCATGGGTTTTTCCGACAGCACATGCTTGCCGGCCTTGGCTGCAGCGCGCAGTTGCTCGGCATGCAGGCCGTTGGGGGTCACCAGGTATACCGCCTGCACCTGCGCATTCTCCGCCAGCCGGTTCATTTCGTCATACCCGTAGACCGCCTCGATACCGTACTGCGCAGCTACGGTGCGCGCCTTCTCGGGGCTACCAGAGACCAGCGCCACGGGGCGCGCGAGCTTGCACTCGTTGAAGGCCGGGAGGATCTCGCCCAACGCCAGGCGGCCGAGCCCGACAATCGCGAAGCCGACCCGCTGGGCCGGCGGCAGTGGCGCGGGCAGTGCTGGGTCGGGCTTGTCGGCCATGCCTTTCCAGTTGTCGAACAACACTTGGCCGTTTTCGACACGGCCACGGTCCAGCTCGCTGGGCGGGCGAATGGCGCCGCTGGCGGGCAGGGTCGGGCCCTGGGCAGTGCCCGGGCCTTGCTGGGTAAAAACGGGGTGCGACGTGTCGGCAGCCATGGTCCGCTCCTCTTTTATAGGCAATGACGCTCGATAAGAAATGACAGGTCAAACGACCACGGCGACCTGCTGCGGCCACGCGCACAGGGCATTGACGATGATCAGGCTGGCGATGACCAGCAGCGTCGCTGTGCCGAAGATCGACGTCAGCACGCAGCCGGCCACCGCGCCCAGCAATAGCGCCAGCCAGCGCAGCAGATCGCCTGCGGCTTCGGCCCAGCGCGCGGCAGCCAGGGCGCGGCCAGTCTTGACCAGCACGCCGGTGATGAAGCTGACCCCGGGCTCGCCAGCCAGGGCCTGGTTGAGACAGCCGATAGCGGCGGCGATCAGCGCAACGGTCGCCAGGCTGAAGGATTCGGGCTGCAAGGCTGCGAGCGGCGCAGCGCAGGCCATCAGCACCGCGCTCAGGGTCATCACCAGGGTCGCGCGCCAGTCGCCCACCCGCTGACCCAGCCAGGCAGCGCCGGTAGTGGCCAGCAGAAAAACGCCAAGCACCGCCAGCAAGGGTGCTGTCGACTGCCAACGTCCCTGCAACGCGAACTCGCCGACCCTGGTGGTATTGCCGGTCATGTACACCGCGAGCAATTGCTTGCTGTGCTGGAACACCAGCGCATCGGTGGCACCGGCCAGTGCGATCAATGGCAGTGCCCGGCGCAGGCCGCCCCTGGGGCTCGGCGAAGGCTTTGGATCGGGCATCGGCGCGTGCTCTTCAGTCAGGTCGTGAAAAGTCGACCCGCTGCCGGCGCCAAACGTTCAGGGCGATAGGGGTTGCCCGGCCCAGGCACAGATGAAATTTCGCTCAGGGACTTCCAGACGCCTTGTTATACAGTAACCTTCTGCTCTACCAAACAACGACTTACGGCGGGTTCTTCATGTACAGACGTCGCCTTCTCACCTATCTGCTAGCGGGCGTGGCCTTGCCTGCGCCGCTGCTCGCTCACGCCCAGCAGCAAGTGTTGGCCGCGCGCGGCGCGCGGGTCGGTGACAAATTGCGCGTGGTGCTGGAGCTCAGCGGCCCGGTGCAGTACCAGTCTTTCGAGCTGGGCTCGCCGCCGCGGCTGATCCTCGACCTGCATGGCACCCGGCTGTTGACCGCCCTGCGCGACCCGTCACTGGCCAGCGCGCCGATCAAGGCGATCCGCAGCAGTGCCAGGGGTCCCGGCGACACCCGGGTGGTGCTGGAATTCGACCAGCCGGTGCAGAGCAAGACCTTTCTGCTGCCGCCCGAGGGCGGCAAGGGCCACCGCCTGGTGGTCGATCTGCAGACACAGGCCAGCCCGGCCATCGTCAAGACTGCGCCGCCGGCCGCAGCGGCGGCGACGGCAGTGGCCGAAGAGAAAGCGAGTTCGGTCAAACGCCAGCGCGACATCATCGTGGTGATCGACGCCGGCCACGGCGGCAAGGACCCGGGCGCCATCGGCGGCGGTGGCGAGCAGGAGAAGCACGTGGCGCTGTCCATCGCCCGCCTGCTGGCCCAGCGTATCGATCGGCAGAAGGGTTACAAGGCGCGCCTGGTGCGCAACGACGACATCTTCATTCCGCTGCGCAAGCGGGTCGACGTGGCGCACAAGTACAACGCCGACATGTTCGTCTCGGTCCACGCCGATGCCGCGCCGCGCCTCACCGCATCGGGCGCTTCGGTGTTCGCCCTCTCCGAACACGGCGCGACTTCGGCCATGGCCAGCTACATGGCGCAGCAGGAGAACAGCGCCGACATGCTCGGCAGCCGCCAGCTGCTGACGCTCAAGGACAAGGACCCGATGCTCGCCGACGTCATCCTCGACATGTCGATGAATTCGACCATCAGCGCCAGCCTGGACCTGGGCAACATCGTCCTCGGCCATGTCGGCAAGGTCGCCGGGGTGCATGGCATGCGCGTGGAACAGGCCGGTTTCGCCGTGCTCAAGTCGCCGGACATTCCCTCGATCCTGGTCGAGACCGGCTTCATCTCCAACGCCGGCGACTGCCGCCGGCTGATCGACGGGCGCCACCAGCAGAAGCTGGCCGGGGCGATCTTCGACGGCGTCACCCAGTACTTCAGCCGCAACCCGCCGGAAGGCACCTACCTGGCCGAGGTCAAGGGCAGCTCGCTGGCGTGACGCCGGCCGATATCACCCCAACGCATGCCAAAGCAGCAGGGTGCCCACCAGCCCCACCACCGAGACGATGGTCTGCAGCACCGACCAGACCATGATGGTCTGCTTGAGCTGCAGGCCGAAGTACTCGCGCACCATCCAG includes these proteins:
- a CDS encoding iron ABC transporter permease, translating into MPVPDPSRHFTAWLTAALALLLFAAVASLTLGRYPIGLGELWRFLGHDLSPQRQQLLHSVILDTRLPRVIGAVLVGAGLSASGAAYQAVFRNPLVSPGLLGVLSGCALGASLAIVLGLQGLWISLLACVTGLLAVGVGVAVAAMFTTPSILMLVLGGIVSNALFTALLSIVQYLADPQDQLPTIVYWMLGSLSAVDPHALGWTAPVLIVAIIALCLLGRVIDALSLSDDEARSLGVPVSVIRYGVIALATLISALTVSIAGMVGWVGLLVPHLARFLVGPSSARLLPISACLGGCFLLAADGLARSFSAGEIPLGIITELLGALAFVLVLNRVRRGWL
- a CDS encoding ABC transporter ATP-binding protein; the protein is MSALLTAEHLSYRIEGRSVLAGIDLQVHCGDCITLLGANGAGKSTLLRLLLGLLKPHGGQVRLNGQALATVKRRGIARQVAYVPQSHVPSFPYRVREVVSQGRLPSTGLGRAPNARDHVVVDQALAELGIEHLAQRLYTELSGGERQLALIARALVQQARLIILDEPVAGLDYGHQQRLLEHLQRLARAGLSILSSSHHPEHALAWANRAWVLEHGRLIADGTPHAVIDAQLIARLYQRQVRQVDVPPHRFFVPL
- a CDS encoding TonB-dependent siderophore receptor, whose product is MPSTALRFALSPLCLAVSLGVAHAADSDSIQLAPVDVTASATPDDDTQLAKNKAASLGPLGERKVQDTPYSINVVNAQLIDNQQYKSFKDILRLMPSVQGDGARPQSRGMQGSVVQNSRLDGLNVVSTTDYPAEQFSAIEVLNGLAGALYGPANPAGTFNFISKRPTDETRNRVTVGVGTGLTWLKEADLSGPFDPDGRIKYRLDLLDEQGQGYNPGSQLRRQLVSLALDFQLSDQDLLQTNFSYYNFLDKGLPGKFALASNASFPHALDPTRSNLGQNYAGDNNTTETASAHWKHDFNGNWKLDVGGLRQIADRQSTGVTNTLSTTPGQYTSSVSSATASRFTINSYLVSLNGSEWTGPVRHDLTLGLSGFNWQNYNPVAGATTTLGTANLSDPQDFAEPNYPDFTDRYQSAVATQRALIFGDTLTFTPQWSLMLTGSQSRLTSRNYAKTLNVTSSSEDSGLSSATSLLYKPVEDLTLYVTYADSLQQGDTAPTGTSNANDILAPYRSKEWETGAKWALDRVNLSLAAFQIKRPYAYTQGTVYANGGEQRNRGVEFMADGKASDTVQLFGGLTWLDPKLLHTGTPSTEDTRIVGLAKYTANLLTVVQIPQVQGLSLNLNSRYVGRRPTDNTDSSWVSGYSTFDAGAALTTTLWHRNTTYRLEVENLTDRRYWTNVVPGGLNGYSGAGNASASLGTPREVQASIQVDL
- a CDS encoding ABC transporter substrate-binding protein; this encodes MSARAWLSAAALALCSAGALADAGHLVRDDAGQQVSVPASPQHIADAWYAHHALLMTLGAGDRIAATVNHEAGQPWMFLVQPSLRQALSVPGNAFGAESLLAAKVDLAFVSTGDRNAQAYQQAGIAVVHVGFKDIPGLQHTLLLTAQALGSDSARQRAQAYNAYLDKALAEVSTRTASLTAQQRPRVLHIASLNPLKVDGDGTLIDDWIKLVGGRNAADGLHGNLQTVSAEQLLGWQPDVLILAANAGNLADSPASALLGELDAVQHGRVLRNPAGVFPWDRYGTEIALQLPWAAQQLHPELFKDVDLNALTIDFYRRFFDYPLSTAQAARIIGGLLPQ
- a CDS encoding type II toxin-antitoxin system PemK/MazF family toxin, with product MISPRPFTPLPAPGDIVWCKFPERLGTPGPKSRPGLVIGVFDEERKVRVCYGTSQKTDRIYPGEFVLDPDDDGFPLSGLGARTKFDLNHTFDLAFDTDWFAMHSSLVPAIPLPKMGSLHSSYMQAIKKAQSR
- a CDS encoding FKBP-type peptidyl-prolyl cis-trans isomerase gives rise to the protein MNEQLHIEDLHPGTGKAVVKGALITTHYTGWLEDGQEFDSSHSRGKPFQCVIGTGRVIKGWDIGLMGMQVGGKRRLWVPAHLAYGERQMGKLITPHSNLRFEIELLEVLTRED